The Athalia rosae chromosome 7, iyAthRosa1.1, whole genome shotgun sequence genome window below encodes:
- the LOC105689643 gene encoding activating transcription factor 7-interacting protein 1 isoform X3 translates to MVFVDPMIFGIQRRCGSSQRDRFGRSRIIIGNEISGCAPPPEYPGVPRVPPLVVVVVVVFPRLCRCGVLLYYTTYTRTRNPRKEISPGVGSYFASDLKKTELEKDREMSTKSDNKETLGENCVDGEMNSNTMWPGRMLRNHSSNFTRSPKRSLRGHSFCSRPGYNSVNSPYYSVRNNFGIRSSHRNQFSRTGFAKGKFFRSGTREPHRNILNARSLKAGPEWHLNSDAQIGVTVSNETLAEASLPATQTFLNDFDNDKAVLLHSTNTNSENPSNNGFDKKTFGINNDLSKESNYPNFHDRPTPVEVEMKRLNSDLSEWRCSRNLSHSYDTRFCSDDWFEAPHVNDSKPVQSTEDLPTVAEKDPNSSKRDMCISPVRDGEFSKIIENFKEDKENVINKAAILSETDLSSIKPSNDIKKSELVSESNNSKLDSDAKENVPRDIQEAVKDNNDSRKSDEVANALDKLQNLHSRVTSKVDDLEESQNSDLQSKNLVGLEKEEVKRSSSPDKNEVGEHADEYISTKKTVNENTDDNDTLADEEKENLSLDSEQINSVENPNPLQIRGDKRKRKTVSSEASCETSDSFKQIPSKKNLAEPEQNEQLQSETGKKRVLIGEESINDKLTYKRIKISPDPCQSTSIEQLGTSTISSSPNEEMKPVSSEKCQENSTNRQSLNYVRKFFQRDIKGKLTKLTREELEELLIQKVVETITMRTESGKLREQARISERNLEATRVRCQQLAKQIKDFDMVLSRNAVDRKANNDKPVPPIKINRSVGLQVNFQTENGIQNLRGLAASNAMKLNVSSPTTVNGTNVTTGSQKRASTTAAPRRGIKVRSPRRASLPKNSSSPVCAQTSPAKLTSLVMSKQNDILQSGATPNKINEQILPNLNVAQSTTPKNKNVFVTGKVSTQGNRPTGISNNKPESSDLIDLTEEEDRNRSTASGMFSTLPMVASVSSTVRPKSLQNRFQRVVQTTIPGNVAITTQPNIRVVQSISQPTPTALVNNINATRLAYVMQGSPGSGRPVLIAPTSNQIRPATSTTRGQFPGVAYKAGISTLANGAVRVLTTAAAAGVTNTHPPPAPLPEAPRYKVINGMKLPPPPPSLKISKVPQGIVLSWNMAQSDTYAEIASYQLYAYQETPGTPPSSGLWKKVGDVRALPLPMACTLKEFTPGNNYHFAVRAVDKHSRYGQYSIPRKISL, encoded by the exons GCACGCGCAATCCTAGAAAGGAGATATCACCTGGTGTTGGATCATATTTCGCaagtgatttgaaaaaaactgaacttgAAAAGGATAGAGAAATGTCTACAAAATCTGATAATAAAGAAACTTTAGGAGAAAACTGTGTCGATGGTGAAATGAACTCGAACACCATGTGGCCAGGAAGGATGCTTAGAAACCATTCATCTAACTTCACTCGATCTCCTAAAAGGTCTCTACGTGGCCATTCCTTTTGTTCTAGGCCCGGCTATAATTCCGTCAATTCACCTTATTACAGTGTTCGAAATAACTTTGGAATTCGATCGAGTCACCGCAATCAATTTAGTCGCACTGGCTTTGCTAAAGGAAAGTTTTTTCGCAGTGGTACCAGGGAGCCTCACAGAAACATACTCAATGCACGATCCTTGAAAGCTGGGCCTGAATGGCACTTAAATTCAGATGCACAAATTGGTGTTACAGTTTCAAACGAGACCCTGGCTGAGGCCTCTCTCCCTGCCACACAGACATTTTTAAACGACTTTGATAACGACAAAGCGGTGCTACTTCACTCCACTAACACAAATTCGGAAAACCCCTCGAATAAtggttttgataaaaaaacatttggCATTAATAACGACTTATCTAAGGAATCCAATTACCCTAATTTTCATGATAGACCGACTCCAGTTGAAGTAGAAATGAAACGGTTGAACTCTGATCTGAGTGAATGGAGGTGCTCTAGAAACCTATCCCACAGTTATGATACTCGATTTTGCTCTGATGACTGGTTTGAAGCACCACATGTAAATGATTCCAAGCCAGTACAGTCGACTGAGGACCTTCCAACAGTAGCAGAAAAGGATCCAAATTCCTCTAAAAGGGACATGTGCATTTCACCTGTTAGAGAtggcgaattttcgaaaattatagaGAACTTTAAAGAGGATAAAGAAAATGTTATTAATAAAGCTGCAATCTTGTCGGAGACTGACCTAAGCTCCATCAAACCAtcaaatgatataaaaaaatcagaactTGTTAGTGAATCAAATAACAGCAAACTAGATAGTGATGCCAAAGAAAATGTGCCACGTGATATTCAAGAGGCAGTCAAAGACAACAATGATTCAAGAAAATCAGATGAAGTTGCCAATGCATTGGATAAATTGCAAAATCTTCACTCTAGAGTAACTTCAAAAGTAGATGACTTGGAGGAATCTCAAAATTCAGACCTCCAATCTAAAAACTTAGTTGGACTTGAGAAGGAAGAAGTGAAAAGGTCTAGCTCAcctgataaaaatgaagtagGTGAGCATGCTGATGAATATATTTCCACAAAGAAAACAGTTAATGAGAACACTGATGATAATGATACTTTGgccgatgaagaaaaagagaacctTAGTTTAGATAGTGAACAAATTAATAGTGTGGAAAATCCAAATCCTCTACAAATTAGAGGGgacaagagaaagagaaaaactgtTTCTAGCGAAGCTAGCTGTGAAACAAGTGATAGTTTTAAACAAATCCcatcaaaaaaaaacctagCTGAACCTGAGCAAAATGAACAATTGCAAAGTGAGACTGGTAAGAAGCGTGTGTTGATTGGTGAGGAGTCTATTAATGATAAATTAACCTATaagaggataaaaatttctcctgACCCATGTCAAAGCACTTCCATTGAACAACTTGGAACTAGTACTATCTCTTCTTCTCCCAATGAGGAGATGAAACCAGTATCTTCTGAAAAGTGTCAAGAAAACTCAACCAATCGTCAATCCCTTAATTATGTgcgcaaatttttccaaagggATATCAAAGGCAAACTAACAAAATTGACACGTGAG GAATTGGAGGAACTTCTAATACAGAAGGTTGTAGAAACAATAACAATGCGTACCGAAAGTGGCAAGTTACGTGAACAAGCAAGAATATCTGAACGCAATTTAGAAGCTACTCGGGTTCGTTGCCAGCAACTCGCGAAGCAAATAAAAGATTTTGACATGGTCTTGTCCCGCAATGCTGTTGATCGAAAAGCGAACAATGATAAACCTGTGCCTCccataaaaattaatagatCTGTTGGATTACaggtcaattttcaaacg GAAAATGGTATTCAGAACTTACGGGGGCTAGCAGCTAGTAACGCTATGAAGCTAAATGTTTCAAGCCCCACCACTGTCAATGGTACCAATGTGACCACGGGGTCTCAAAAGCGTGCCTCCACAACTGCAGCTCCACGACGAGGAATAAAAGTTCGTTCACCTCGGAGAGCAAGCCTGCCCAAAAATTCCTCATCACCAGTCTGTGCCCAGACTTCTCCAGCTAAGCTCACATCTCTGGTTATGTCTAAACAAAATGATATCCTACAGAGTGGGGCTACTCCCaacaaaattaacgaacaaatCTTACCAAATCTGAATGTCGCTCAATCTACTACTCCCAAA AACAAAAATGTTTTCGTTACTGGAAAAGTCTCAACCCAAGGAAACCGGCCAACGGGCATTTCAAATAATAAGCCCGAATCTAGTGATTTAATTGATCTTACGGAAGAAGAGGATAGAAATAGAT caACTGCAAGTGGTATGTTTAGTACATTGCCAATGGTTGCATCCGTCTCATCTACAGTTCGACCCAAGTCTTTACAAAATAGGTTTCAACGAGTGGTACAAACAACAATACCTGGAAATGTTGCAATCACTACCCAACCCAATATAAGGGTGGTGCAGTCTATCAGTCAGCCAACTCCTACCGCTCTGGTT AATAATATCAATGCCACAAGGTTGGCATATGTCATGCAGGGTAGCCCAGGATCTGGAAGACCAGTACTCATAGCACCAACTTCAAACCAAATACGACCCGCAACATCCACTACTCGAGGTCAATTTCCTGGTGTTGCTTACAAGGCTG GAATCTCAACTTTGGCGAATGGTGCAGTTCGAGTATTAACTACAGCAGCTGCGGCGGGAGTTACAAATACACAT CCACCCCCAGCGCCATTGCCAGAAGCGCCGCGTTATAAAGTAATAAATGGGATGAAGCTACCACCCCCGCCACCCTCGCTTAAAATATCAAAAGTCCCACAAG GTATAGTTTTGTCTTGGAATATGGCCCAATCGGACACCTATGCAGAGATTGCGAGTTATCAGCTCTACGCTTACCAAGAGACACCAGGGACACCGCCGAGTTCTGGATTGTGGAAGAAAGTTGGAGACGTACGAGCCCTGCCACTGCCAATGGCGTGTACTCTCAAAGAGTTCACACCAGGAAATAATTATCACTTTGCTGTCAGAGCCGTGGATAAACATTCCAGATATGGTCAATACAGCATCccacgaaaaatttctttataG
- the LOC105689643 gene encoding activating transcription factor 7-interacting protein 1 isoform X5 — MSTKSDNKETLGENCVDGEMNSNTMWPGRMLRNHSSNFTRSPKRSLRGHSFCSRPGYNSVNSPYYSVRNNFGIRSSHRNQFSRTGFAKGKFFRSGTREPHRNILNARSLKAGPEWHLNSDAQIGVTVSNETLAEASLPATQTFLNDFDNDKAVLLHSTNTNSENPSNNGFDKKTFGINNDLSKESNYPNFHDRPTPVEVEMKRLNSDLSEWRCSRNLSHSYDTRFCSDDWFEAPHVNDSKPVQSTEDLPTVAEKDPNSSKRDMCISPVRDGEFSKIIENFKEDKENVINKAAILSETDLSSIKPSNDIKKSELVSESNNSKLDSDAKENVPRDIQEAVKDNNDSRKSDEVANALDKLQNLHSRVTSKVDDLEESQNSDLQSKNLVGLEKEEVKRSSSPDKNEVGEHADEYISTKKTVNENTDDNDTLADEEKENLSLDSEQINSVENPNPLQIRGDKRKRKTVSSEASCETSDSFKQIPSKKNLAEPEQNEQLQSETGKKRVLIGEESINDKLTYKRIKISPDPCQSTSIEQLGTSTISSSPNEEMKPVSSEKCQENSTNRQSLNYVRKFFQRDIKGKLTKLTREELEELLIQKVVETITMRTESGKLREQARISERNLEATRVRCQQLAKQIKDFDMVLSRNAVDRKANNDKPVPPIKINRSVGLQVNFQTENGIQNLRGLAASNAMKLNVSSPTTVNGTNVTTGSQKRASTTAAPRRGIKVRSPRRASLPKNSSSPVCAQTSPAKLTSLVMSKQNDILQSGATPNKINEQILPNLNVAQSTTPKNKNVFVTGKVSTQGNRPTGISNNKPESSDLIDLTEEEDRNRSTASGMFSTLPMVASVSSTVRPKSLQNRFQRVVQTTIPGNVAITTQPNIRVVQSISQPTPTALVNNINATRLAYVMQGSPGSGRPVLIAPTSNQIRPATSTTRGQFPGVAYKAGISTLANGAVRVLTTAAAAGVTNTHPPPAPLPEAPRYKVINGMKLPPPPPSLKISKVPQGIVLSWNMAQSDTYAEIASYQLYAYQETPGTPPSSGLWKKVGDVRALPLPMACTLKEFTPGNNYHFAVRAVDKHSRYGQYSIPRKISL; from the exons ATGTCTACAAAATCTGATAATAAAGAAACTTTAGGAGAAAACTGTGTCGATGGTGAAATGAACTCGAACACCATGTGGCCAGGAAGGATGCTTAGAAACCATTCATCTAACTTCACTCGATCTCCTAAAAGGTCTCTACGTGGCCATTCCTTTTGTTCTAGGCCCGGCTATAATTCCGTCAATTCACCTTATTACAGTGTTCGAAATAACTTTGGAATTCGATCGAGTCACCGCAATCAATTTAGTCGCACTGGCTTTGCTAAAGGAAAGTTTTTTCGCAGTGGTACCAGGGAGCCTCACAGAAACATACTCAATGCACGATCCTTGAAAGCTGGGCCTGAATGGCACTTAAATTCAGATGCACAAATTGGTGTTACAGTTTCAAACGAGACCCTGGCTGAGGCCTCTCTCCCTGCCACACAGACATTTTTAAACGACTTTGATAACGACAAAGCGGTGCTACTTCACTCCACTAACACAAATTCGGAAAACCCCTCGAATAAtggttttgataaaaaaacatttggCATTAATAACGACTTATCTAAGGAATCCAATTACCCTAATTTTCATGATAGACCGACTCCAGTTGAAGTAGAAATGAAACGGTTGAACTCTGATCTGAGTGAATGGAGGTGCTCTAGAAACCTATCCCACAGTTATGATACTCGATTTTGCTCTGATGACTGGTTTGAAGCACCACATGTAAATGATTCCAAGCCAGTACAGTCGACTGAGGACCTTCCAACAGTAGCAGAAAAGGATCCAAATTCCTCTAAAAGGGACATGTGCATTTCACCTGTTAGAGAtggcgaattttcgaaaattatagaGAACTTTAAAGAGGATAAAGAAAATGTTATTAATAAAGCTGCAATCTTGTCGGAGACTGACCTAAGCTCCATCAAACCAtcaaatgatataaaaaaatcagaactTGTTAGTGAATCAAATAACAGCAAACTAGATAGTGATGCCAAAGAAAATGTGCCACGTGATATTCAAGAGGCAGTCAAAGACAACAATGATTCAAGAAAATCAGATGAAGTTGCCAATGCATTGGATAAATTGCAAAATCTTCACTCTAGAGTAACTTCAAAAGTAGATGACTTGGAGGAATCTCAAAATTCAGACCTCCAATCTAAAAACTTAGTTGGACTTGAGAAGGAAGAAGTGAAAAGGTCTAGCTCAcctgataaaaatgaagtagGTGAGCATGCTGATGAATATATTTCCACAAAGAAAACAGTTAATGAGAACACTGATGATAATGATACTTTGgccgatgaagaaaaagagaacctTAGTTTAGATAGTGAACAAATTAATAGTGTGGAAAATCCAAATCCTCTACAAATTAGAGGGgacaagagaaagagaaaaactgtTTCTAGCGAAGCTAGCTGTGAAACAAGTGATAGTTTTAAACAAATCCcatcaaaaaaaaacctagCTGAACCTGAGCAAAATGAACAATTGCAAAGTGAGACTGGTAAGAAGCGTGTGTTGATTGGTGAGGAGTCTATTAATGATAAATTAACCTATaagaggataaaaatttctcctgACCCATGTCAAAGCACTTCCATTGAACAACTTGGAACTAGTACTATCTCTTCTTCTCCCAATGAGGAGATGAAACCAGTATCTTCTGAAAAGTGTCAAGAAAACTCAACCAATCGTCAATCCCTTAATTATGTgcgcaaatttttccaaagggATATCAAAGGCAAACTAACAAAATTGACACGTGAG GAATTGGAGGAACTTCTAATACAGAAGGTTGTAGAAACAATAACAATGCGTACCGAAAGTGGCAAGTTACGTGAACAAGCAAGAATATCTGAACGCAATTTAGAAGCTACTCGGGTTCGTTGCCAGCAACTCGCGAAGCAAATAAAAGATTTTGACATGGTCTTGTCCCGCAATGCTGTTGATCGAAAAGCGAACAATGATAAACCTGTGCCTCccataaaaattaatagatCTGTTGGATTACaggtcaattttcaaacg GAAAATGGTATTCAGAACTTACGGGGGCTAGCAGCTAGTAACGCTATGAAGCTAAATGTTTCAAGCCCCACCACTGTCAATGGTACCAATGTGACCACGGGGTCTCAAAAGCGTGCCTCCACAACTGCAGCTCCACGACGAGGAATAAAAGTTCGTTCACCTCGGAGAGCAAGCCTGCCCAAAAATTCCTCATCACCAGTCTGTGCCCAGACTTCTCCAGCTAAGCTCACATCTCTGGTTATGTCTAAACAAAATGATATCCTACAGAGTGGGGCTACTCCCaacaaaattaacgaacaaatCTTACCAAATCTGAATGTCGCTCAATCTACTACTCCCAAA AACAAAAATGTTTTCGTTACTGGAAAAGTCTCAACCCAAGGAAACCGGCCAACGGGCATTTCAAATAATAAGCCCGAATCTAGTGATTTAATTGATCTTACGGAAGAAGAGGATAGAAATAGAT caACTGCAAGTGGTATGTTTAGTACATTGCCAATGGTTGCATCCGTCTCATCTACAGTTCGACCCAAGTCTTTACAAAATAGGTTTCAACGAGTGGTACAAACAACAATACCTGGAAATGTTGCAATCACTACCCAACCCAATATAAGGGTGGTGCAGTCTATCAGTCAGCCAACTCCTACCGCTCTGGTT AATAATATCAATGCCACAAGGTTGGCATATGTCATGCAGGGTAGCCCAGGATCTGGAAGACCAGTACTCATAGCACCAACTTCAAACCAAATACGACCCGCAACATCCACTACTCGAGGTCAATTTCCTGGTGTTGCTTACAAGGCTG GAATCTCAACTTTGGCGAATGGTGCAGTTCGAGTATTAACTACAGCAGCTGCGGCGGGAGTTACAAATACACAT CCACCCCCAGCGCCATTGCCAGAAGCGCCGCGTTATAAAGTAATAAATGGGATGAAGCTACCACCCCCGCCACCCTCGCTTAAAATATCAAAAGTCCCACAAG GTATAGTTTTGTCTTGGAATATGGCCCAATCGGACACCTATGCAGAGATTGCGAGTTATCAGCTCTACGCTTACCAAGAGACACCAGGGACACCGCCGAGTTCTGGATTGTGGAAGAAAGTTGGAGACGTACGAGCCCTGCCACTGCCAATGGCGTGTACTCTCAAAGAGTTCACACCAGGAAATAATTATCACTTTGCTGTCAGAGCCGTGGATAAACATTCCAGATATGGTCAATACAGCATCccacgaaaaatttctttataG